A single genomic interval of Leptospira dzoumogneensis harbors:
- a CDS encoding methyl-accepting chemotaxis protein, translating into MQKSSLKFILLGAGIVILTVLTLLISGNAYYFGQKKITENHLNQMQNVVAVVAQEFDAFLLSHTNVAKTLAADPRAIQTALTGKPIAGDFLKEVHQRYGIYENVFVMSLDGEKRILADSLDGKSLGYKAKGDELKENVESVLQGKSYLGPPQKSPITGLPVAVISVPIRNGANIIGVLNIALSFEDVSEKVINKIHIGEQGYVSVMSQTGLVIAHPKKEMIMNLDVAKEPYGQKMLELKSGEIFEFSFKGADRYSTVSRLDQWRMSVIAIQPKTEIREALGELLLSIGIISLATVGISIFLLYILLKKRLDPLENASKLFQTMAQGDLTSDIQVIYNDEIGAMSADLNSFIASLRSSLTDIQRIAMELASSAEELTVSSHSFATGAQSTAASSEQMSATVEEMSAGMENIASVTDNQYSNILEFHTKIKELSSGVRKIGSEIKNTLQIAESISQEAKKGESSLTGMSNMIENILKSSGEMKSIIGIINDISDQTQLLALNAAIEAARAGEAGKGFAVVAEEISKLSVKTASSIKSIGEMINKNNSELDEGAKGIRSSVEILHSIIKNVDSVGEAMNHLFEITSAQESVNRSVDEQSDRVGTEAEGVKLATDEQKRAVREIAQVITQINEHTLNTASGSEQMSSSAQNLATTAEVLKNITEKFKI; encoded by the coding sequence ATGCAAAAAAGCAGTTTAAAATTCATTCTTCTAGGCGCAGGCATCGTCATTCTTACCGTACTAACGTTATTGATCTCGGGTAATGCCTACTATTTCGGCCAGAAAAAGATCACGGAAAATCATTTAAACCAAATGCAGAATGTGGTGGCGGTGGTCGCTCAAGAGTTCGATGCATTCTTACTCTCTCATACCAATGTGGCTAAAACATTAGCAGCAGATCCAAGAGCGATACAAACCGCTCTCACTGGAAAACCTATCGCAGGCGACTTCTTGAAAGAAGTACACCAAAGATATGGAATTTACGAAAACGTTTTCGTAATGAGCTTGGACGGAGAAAAGAGGATCTTAGCGGATAGTTTAGACGGAAAGTCTCTGGGTTATAAGGCAAAAGGAGACGAGCTGAAGGAAAACGTAGAATCAGTACTCCAAGGGAAATCTTATCTAGGTCCTCCTCAAAAATCCCCGATCACCGGACTTCCTGTCGCAGTCATCTCGGTTCCGATCCGTAACGGCGCGAATATTATCGGAGTATTGAACATCGCTCTCTCCTTCGAAGATGTTTCCGAAAAAGTGATCAATAAGATACATATCGGAGAACAAGGTTACGTTTCCGTAATGAGCCAAACCGGACTCGTTATCGCTCACCCTAAAAAAGAAATGATCATGAATCTGGATGTGGCCAAAGAACCTTACGGTCAAAAGATGCTGGAATTGAAGAGCGGGGAAATTTTCGAATTCAGTTTTAAAGGTGCGGATCGATACTCTACTGTTTCCAGGCTAGACCAATGGAGAATGTCGGTAATCGCAATCCAACCCAAAACGGAGATCAGGGAAGCATTAGGAGAATTATTACTCTCCATCGGAATTATCAGTTTAGCCACAGTCGGAATTTCCATTTTCCTACTTTATATTCTTCTAAAAAAGAGATTGGATCCATTGGAGAATGCCAGCAAACTTTTCCAAACAATGGCCCAAGGAGATCTGACTTCCGACATTCAAGTAATATACAACGACGAGATCGGAGCAATGAGCGCGGATCTAAATTCATTTATAGCAAGTCTAAGATCTTCCTTGACAGACATCCAACGTATCGCTATGGAACTTGCTTCCTCTGCGGAAGAATTGACGGTTTCTTCTCATAGTTTTGCTACGGGAGCACAATCTACCGCCGCTTCTTCTGAACAAATGTCCGCCACCGTGGAAGAAATGTCGGCAGGTATGGAAAATATCGCCTCGGTCACTGATAATCAATATTCGAATATATTAGAATTTCATACTAAAATAAAGGAACTTTCTTCCGGCGTTAGAAAGATCGGCTCGGAGATCAAAAACACCCTGCAGATCGCAGAATCCATCTCCCAAGAAGCGAAAAAAGGAGAAAGCTCACTCACCGGAATGAGCAATATGATAGAAAATATCCTGAAATCTTCCGGAGAAATGAAATCCATTATAGGTATCATCAATGATATTTCGGACCAAACACAACTTCTCGCATTGAATGCGGCGATAGAAGCTGCAAGAGCTGGAGAAGCAGGAAAAGGATTCGCAGTCGTTGCGGAAGAGATCTCCAAACTTTCAGTCAAAACGGCTTCTTCTATCAAATCAATCGGAGAAATGATCAATAAGAACAATTCCGAATTGGATGAAGGTGCAAAAGGGATCCGCTCCTCAGTGGAAATCCTGCATAGCATCATCAAAAACGTGGACTCGGTCGGCGAAGCGATGAACCATCTATTCGAGATCACTTCCGCACAAGAATCGGTGAACAGATCCGTGGACGAACAATCGGATCGTGTTGGAACGGAAGCAGAAGGTGTGAAACTCGCAACCGATGAACAAAAAAGAGCGGTAAGAGAGATAGCCCAGGTAATCACTCAGATCAACGAGCATACTTTAAATACCGCATCCGGTTCCGAACAAATGTCCTCATCCGCTCAGAACCTTGCCACTACCGCAGAAGTACTGAAAAATATAACCGAAAAATTTAAAATATAA
- the rsmH gene encoding 16S rRNA (cytosine(1402)-N(4))-methyltransferase RsmH has translation MENELEPVHYSVLYREILSFFLSVFDKDRELLFLDGTAGEGGHSLLLLEQFPNSKLVLVDRDSVMLSRAKTRLSAYSSRVIPIEANFSDLDPEFLSGFGVSNPPDGILLDLGISTFHLLHAGRGFSFRENEPLDMRLSSSGGISAEDVINTYPEKALSKIFYEYGEERWTKKIVEAILERRRHSRIGYSGDLAQLVSRVIPRKFWPPGRHPATRVFQALRIEVNQELLHIEIGVKKLLDLVAKGGLLQVISFHSLEDRIIKNLFRDYARGGEAKLLTKKPMLPSDAETKENPASRSAKLRVIHKSLPTDIEDEEEDEEE, from the coding sequence TTGGAAAACGAATTGGAACCTGTCCATTATTCGGTGCTCTATCGGGAGATACTTTCCTTCTTCCTTTCCGTATTCGATAAGGACCGAGAACTCCTTTTTTTGGACGGAACTGCGGGAGAAGGAGGACATAGTCTTCTACTCTTAGAACAATTCCCCAATTCTAAACTGGTTTTGGTGGATCGAGATTCGGTCATGTTGTCCAGGGCCAAAACAAGGCTTTCCGCGTATTCTTCCAGAGTCATTCCTATCGAAGCCAATTTTTCGGATCTGGATCCTGAGTTCTTGAGCGGTTTCGGTGTTTCCAATCCTCCTGACGGTATCCTTTTGGATCTGGGAATTTCTACATTTCATCTATTACATGCAGGAAGAGGTTTCAGTTTTAGAGAGAATGAACCTTTAGATATGAGACTTTCCTCTTCCGGAGGTATTTCTGCGGAAGATGTGATCAATACTTATCCGGAAAAAGCTCTGAGTAAAATTTTTTATGAATATGGGGAAGAGCGTTGGACCAAGAAGATCGTTGAGGCGATCTTAGAAAGAAGAAGACATTCTCGTATCGGTTACTCGGGAGATCTTGCACAATTGGTTTCCAGAGTGATCCCCAGAAAATTTTGGCCTCCCGGAAGACATCCTGCTACAAGAGTTTTCCAAGCTTTGAGGATCGAAGTGAATCAGGAACTTCTTCATATAGAGATCGGGGTCAAAAAACTTTTAGATCTGGTAGCAAAAGGCGGGCTATTACAAGTCATCTCTTTCCATTCTTTGGAAGACAGGATCATTAAGAATTTATTCAGAGACTATGCAAGAGGTGGAGAAGCGAAACTTCTTACAAAAAAACCGATGCTTCCATCTGATGCCGAGACAAAAGAAAATCCGGCTTCTCGTTCTGCAAAATTACGTGTCATACATAAATCACTTCCTACCGATATTGAAGATGAAGAGGAGGATGAAGAAGAATGA